GTACTATAGGATGTAAAGGAGCTATACCAACACCACCTCCAACACCAAGTATAATACCATCTTGCTTTTCGATATGAGTAGGCTGTCCTAATGGCCCAATAACGTCCATTATTTCATCACCAACTTTAAGTCCCATCAATTTAGTTGTAGAATAACCAATGCTTTGAGTTACTATAGTAATTGTTCCCGCTTCAGGGTCAGCATCAGCTATAGTAAGAGGTACTCTCTCCCCTAACTCATCTAATCTAAAAATAATAAAATTACCTGCTTTACGATGTTTAGCTATATCTGGAGCTACAACTTTCATCATAAAAACCTTATCTGACCATTGTTCTTTGGCAACAATTTTATAGCCCATAGAGATTTCTCCTTTTAAAAATATAAAAATTATTTTAAAAATTAATTATTTTCTGTTGTTGTGGTTGTTTCTTCTGCTGCTGATTCTTCTTTAGAAGCTTCTTCAGACTTTAATAAATCTGAATGCTTAGGGATTTTAACACCAAGTCTTTCTACCAAGCGAGCTTTTTTACCTACTTTATCTCTTAAATAATAAAGTTTAGCTCTTCTTACTTTAGCTTTTCTTATAATATCAATATGATCTATTCTAGGAGAGTTTACTAAAAATATCCTCTCAACACCAACACCATAAGATATCTTTCTAACTATAAAACTTTTATTAATACCTTTACCACGCATTGAGATAACTACACCTTCAAATGCTTGTAATCTTYCTCTATCTCCTTCTATAATTTTTACCCATACTTTTACTGTATCACCTATTTCAAAAGGTAAAATAGCTTCTTTTTTATGTTTTGCTTCTACTAATCTAATCTGTTGCTCCATTGATTTTTTCTCCTAAAAATTTATATTAATTTATTAATCTACACTTTATAGAAATTATATTTTATCACA
The genomic region above belongs to Brachyspira sp. SAP_772 and contains:
- the rplS gene encoding 50S ribosomal protein L19 is translated as MEQQIRLVEAKHKKEAILPFEIGDTVKVWVKIIEGDRXRLQAFEGVVISMRGKGINKSFIVRKISYGVGVERIFLVNSPRIDHIDIIRKAKVRRAKLYYLRDKVGKKARLVERLGVKIPKHSDLLKSEEASKEESAAEETTTTTENN